The proteins below come from a single Isoptericola dokdonensis DS-3 genomic window:
- a CDS encoding aminoglycoside phosphotransferase family protein, which yields MRGRADRALTPWQQVPLRLRASHHSFFGASADAWCDAAPAVARRLAAAWRLTPDGPTTHGGVAWVLPVRTTDGTRAVLKVQPVDDETRGEPLALAAWDGDGAVRLLAHDVDSGTMLLERLGASLEAEPDDVAGCTVIGGLLAHLRTHTPPAGLPRLTTVLGNLLERAPAAIPRLPDDAGRDALARCAAVGHELAAEPAGDRLLHWDLHYANVLAAPDPARGDWLAIDPKPLVGHQGFELLPALRNRWDDVVRAGTHDHLRRRFDVLCDTAGLDTRHAAAWTCVRVLQNLVWEAEQDVPRWTASAERVVADVVLPLAR from the coding sequence GTGCGTGGACGGGCGGATCGGGCTCTGACGCCCTGGCAGCAGGTCCCGCTCCGTCTGCGCGCCTCCCACCACAGCTTCTTCGGTGCGTCCGCGGACGCCTGGTGCGACGCCGCCCCCGCGGTGGCGCGGCGCCTCGCCGCCGCCTGGCGGCTCACACCGGACGGACCCACGACCCACGGCGGGGTCGCCTGGGTCCTGCCCGTGCGGACCACCGACGGCACGCGTGCCGTGCTCAAGGTCCAGCCCGTCGACGACGAGACGCGCGGCGAACCCCTCGCCCTGGCCGCGTGGGACGGCGACGGCGCGGTGCGCCTGCTCGCGCACGACGTCGACTCCGGCACCATGCTGCTCGAACGTCTCGGCGCGTCCCTGGAGGCAGAGCCCGACGACGTCGCCGGGTGCACCGTCATCGGCGGGCTGCTCGCGCACCTGCGCACGCACACCCCGCCCGCCGGGCTCCCCCGGCTCACCACCGTGCTCGGCAACCTGCTCGAGCGGGCCCCCGCCGCGATCCCCCGCCTGCCCGACGACGCCGGACGTGACGCGCTCGCCCGCTGCGCCGCCGTCGGCCACGAGCTCGCCGCCGAACCCGCCGGCGACCGGCTGCTGCACTGGGACCTGCACTACGCGAACGTCCTCGCCGCGCCCGACCCCGCGCGCGGCGACTGGCTCGCCATCGACCCCAAGCCCCTCGTCGGGCACCAGGGCTTCGAACTCCTGCCCGCGCTGCGCAACCGGTGGGACGACGTCGTGCGCGCCGGCACGCACGACCACCTGCGGCGCCGGTTCGACGTGCTGTGCGACACCGCCGGGCTCGACACCCGCCACGCCGCCGCCTGGACGTGCGTCCGCGTGCTGCAGAACCTCGTCTGGGAGGCCGAGCAGGACGTCCCTCGGTGGACGGCGTCCGCCGAGCGCGTCGTCGCGGACGTCGTCCTGCCGCTCGCCCGCTGA
- a CDS encoding endo-1,4-beta-xylanase codes for MVITTGIGVGSAQAAGSTLQDAAAESGRYFGTAIAAGRMNDQQYTTIANREFDMITAENEMKMDATEPSQNQFSYGSGDQIVNWALSNGKQVRGHALAWHSQQPGWMQNMEGQQLRQAMLNHVTQVATHYRGKIHSWDVVNEAFADGSSGARRDSNLQRTGNDWIEAAFRAARAADPDAQLCYNDYNTDNWSHAKTQGVYRMVADFKARGVPIDCVGFQAHFNSGNPVPSNYHETLQNFADLGVDVQITELDIEGSGTSQAEQYRGVVQACMAVARCQGITVWGVRDTDSWRASGTPLLFDGNGTKKAAYQYVLDQLNSGDGNDNGGDDGGPTDPGGDGTCSVTATRTDSWGDRFNTTFQVSGADDWVVTIRTGSGQSVQSSWNADVSGTTGTLTATPNGNGNSFGITLYSNGNTTTPTATCSSASGGDGGADACTVTVTKADSWGDRFNTTFQVSGADDWVVTIRTGTGQSLQNSWNAGVSGTTGTLTATPNGNGNSFGITLYSNGNTTAPTASCTTA; via the coding sequence ATGGTGATCACCACCGGCATCGGCGTCGGCTCCGCCCAGGCGGCCGGCTCCACCCTGCAGGACGCCGCGGCCGAGTCCGGCCGCTACTTCGGCACGGCGATCGCCGCCGGCCGCATGAACGACCAGCAGTACACGACCATCGCGAACCGCGAGTTCGACATGATCACCGCCGAGAACGAGATGAAGATGGACGCGACGGAGCCGTCGCAGAACCAGTTCAGCTACGGCAGCGGCGACCAGATCGTGAACTGGGCGCTCAGCAACGGCAAGCAGGTCCGCGGGCACGCCCTGGCGTGGCACTCGCAGCAGCCGGGCTGGATGCAGAACATGGAGGGGCAGCAGCTCCGCCAGGCGATGCTCAACCACGTCACCCAGGTCGCCACCCACTACCGGGGCAAGATCCACTCCTGGGACGTGGTGAACGAGGCCTTCGCGGACGGCTCGTCCGGCGCCCGCCGCGACTCCAACCTGCAGCGCACCGGCAACGACTGGATCGAGGCCGCGTTCCGCGCCGCCCGCGCCGCAGACCCGGACGCCCAGCTCTGCTACAACGACTACAACACCGACAACTGGAGCCACGCCAAGACGCAGGGCGTCTACCGCATGGTCGCCGACTTCAAGGCGCGCGGTGTCCCGATCGACTGCGTCGGGTTCCAGGCCCACTTCAACTCGGGCAACCCGGTGCCGAGCAACTACCACGAGACCCTGCAGAACTTCGCCGACCTGGGCGTGGACGTGCAGATCACCGAGCTCGACATCGAGGGCTCCGGCACCTCCCAGGCCGAGCAGTACCGCGGCGTGGTCCAGGCCTGCATGGCCGTCGCCCGCTGCCAGGGCATCACCGTGTGGGGCGTACGGGACACCGACTCCTGGCGCGCCTCCGGCACGCCGCTGCTGTTCGACGGCAACGGCACCAAGAAGGCCGCGTACCAGTACGTGCTCGACCAGCTCAACAGTGGTGACGGCAACGACAACGGCGGGGACGACGGCGGGCCCACGGACCCCGGGGGCGACGGCACCTGCTCGGTGACGGCGACCAGGACCGACTCGTGGGGCGACCGCTTCAACACCACCTTCCAGGTCAGCGGCGCCGACGACTGGGTCGTGACCATCCGCACCGGGTCCGGCCAGTCGGTGCAGAGCTCGTGGAACGCGGACGTGTCCGGCACCACCGGCACGCTCACCGCCACGCCGAACGGCAACGGCAACAGCTTCGGGATCACGCTCTACTCCAACGGCAACACCACGACCCCGACCGCCACCTGCTCGTCCGCCTCCGGTGGTGACGGCGGAGCCGACGCCTGCACCGTCACGGTGACGAAGGCCGACTCGTGGGGCGACCGCTTCAACACCACCTTCCAGGTCAGCGGCGCCGACGACTGGGTCGTGACCATCCGCACCGGCACCGGCCAGTCGCTCCAGAACTCGTGGAACGCGGGCGTCTCCGGCACCACCGGCACGCTCACCGCCACACCGAACGGCAACGGCAACTCGTTCGGGATCACCCTGTACTCCAACGGCAACACCACGGCCCCGACGGCGAGCTGCACCACCGCCTGA